A single window of Methanoregula sp. DNA harbors:
- a CDS encoding ORC1-type DNA replication protein: protein MPEIEDPATGLFKKYLTNNKIFKDREVLRHSYRPQILPHRKPQIDEIASILAPSLRNETPSNILIYGKTGTGKTACARYVGTELEKASSNMGTSCQIVHLNCEVIDTQYRVLAQIAKCLDPVDEGGSDKTRTHIPMTGWPTDQVYSELKNQLDSRGGVLVIVLDEIDKLVKKSGDDTLYNLTRINSDLKNSKVSIIGISNDLSFKDFLDPRVLSSLSEEEIVFPPYNAPQLVDILTQRAEAAFVPGAITEGVIRLCSALAAQEHGDARRALDLLRISGELADRDESEKVTEDHAKQAQAKMETDSMIECISTLPTQSKLILYSMLILEQLGQNIFTSGEVSRIYQDIAPTIQLDVLTHRRITDLISELNMLGVINTRVVSRGRYGRTKEMWFDTNTGKIREVVLKDPRLNGLKDLDVAQMGTKWLKTWFR, encoded by the coding sequence ATGCCCGAAATCGAAGACCCTGCAACCGGACTTTTTAAAAAATACCTGACGAATAATAAAATATTCAAAGACCGGGAGGTCCTCCGGCACTCCTACCGACCCCAGATCCTTCCCCACCGCAAACCCCAGATTGATGAAATTGCCTCTATCCTTGCACCATCACTGCGCAACGAGACCCCATCAAATATCCTCATCTACGGCAAGACCGGCACAGGAAAGACCGCATGCGCACGGTATGTCGGGACCGAACTTGAAAAAGCAAGCAGCAACATGGGGACCAGCTGCCAGATTGTTCACCTGAACTGCGAAGTGATCGATACCCAGTACCGTGTACTTGCACAGATCGCAAAATGCCTTGATCCTGTGGATGAAGGGGGCAGCGACAAGACCCGTACCCACATCCCTATGACCGGCTGGCCCACCGACCAGGTATATTCCGAACTCAAGAACCAGCTCGATTCCCGCGGCGGGGTGCTTGTTATCGTACTGGACGAAATTGACAAGCTGGTGAAAAAGAGCGGGGACGACACACTCTATAACCTGACACGTATCAACTCCGACCTCAAGAACTCCAAGGTGAGCATTATCGGGATCTCAAATGACCTGAGTTTCAAGGACTTCCTTGACCCCCGCGTCCTCTCCTCTCTTTCGGAAGAAGAGATTGTATTTCCTCCCTATAATGCCCCGCAGCTTGTTGACATCCTTACGCAGCGCGCGGAGGCAGCATTTGTACCGGGCGCGATCACGGAGGGGGTTATCCGCCTCTGTTCCGCCCTTGCCGCACAGGAACATGGCGACGCACGGCGCGCTCTCGATTTACTCCGCATTTCAGGTGAACTGGCAGACCGTGACGAATCGGAAAAGGTCACCGAGGACCATGCGAAACAGGCGCAGGCCAAGATGGAAACCGACAGCATGATCGAGTGCATTTCGACGCTGCCGACGCAGAGCAAACTCATACTGTATTCGATGCTGATCTTAGAGCAGCTCGGACAGAATATCTTTACGAGCGGGGAAGTTTCACGTATATATCAGGATATTGCGCCGACAATCCAGCTCGATGTGCTCACCCACCGTCGGATTACAGACCTAATTTCAGAGTTGAACATGCTCGGTGTCATCAACACCCGCGTGGTGAGCCGTGGGCGCTACGGGCGGACAAAAGAGATGTGGTTTGACACTAACACCGGCAAGATCCGCGAAGTTGTCCTCAAAGACCCGCGGTTGAACGGGTTAAAGGACCTTGACGTAGCCCAGATGGGAACAAAATGGTTAAAGACATGGTTCAGGTGA
- a CDS encoding Lrp/AsnC family transcriptional regulator, translated as MDEKDLEILHILEENGRISPEEIANLITLPAKDVAGRICALEEARIIRKYTAVINWEKAGNGQVSAIIELKVSPERDFGYDRIAERLSRFNQVKSVRLITGTYDLQVLVTGKDMQEVSRFVSEHVAPMDRIRETATHIIMKPYKENGNILFEQPEAERLPYSF; from the coding sequence ATGGATGAAAAAGATCTCGAAATCCTGCATATTCTCGAAGAGAACGGGCGGATCTCACCAGAAGAAATCGCGAATTTGATCACGCTTCCGGCAAAGGATGTTGCCGGCAGAATCTGCGCACTTGAAGAAGCACGCATCATCAGGAAGTATACCGCTGTCATCAACTGGGAAAAGGCTGGCAACGGGCAGGTTTCTGCAATCATCGAGTTAAAGGTCAGCCCCGAACGCGATTTTGGCTACGACCGGATTGCAGAGCGCCTCTCACGGTTTAACCAGGTCAAGAGCGTACGCCTCATCACGGGCACGTATGACCTCCAGGTCCTTGTCACGGGTAAGGATATGCAGGAGGTCTCCCGGTTTGTCTCGGAACATGTTGCACCGATGGACCGTATCCGCGAGACGGCGACGCATATTATCATGAAGCCGTACAAGGAAAACGGGAACATACTTTTTGAACAACCGGAAGCGGAACGGCTGCCCTACTCTTTTTAA
- a CDS encoding aminotransferase class I/II-fold pyridoxal phosphate-dependent enzyme, whose translation MRDFISGRAQEIPPSGIRKFFDLVLTMQDVISLGVGEPDFSTPWNICESSIYSIEQGSTSYTSNKGLQSLREALSRYLDQHYCLKYDSEDEIIITSGVSEALDISIRAITDPGDEILIAQPSYVSYAPCVTLAGGIPVPVECTEKDRFKLNSDTLAEKITRKSKALMINFPNNPTGAVMREEDLKPIADLVIDNDLLLISDEVYAELTYEGRHVATATIQDLRERTITLNGFSKAYAMTGWRVGFLCAPKPLCEAALKIHQYVMLCAPAMGQVAALEAIRSAEEEKNRMVDEYRLRRNMFIAGLNRIGLPCHTPDGAFYAFPSVKETGLSDTEFAERLLKEQRVAVVPGSVFGAGGKDHLRCAYAVSRKQLTDALGRIEKFMADL comes from the coding sequence ATGAGAGATTTTATTTCAGGGCGTGCGCAGGAAATTCCCCCGTCAGGGATCCGAAAATTTTTTGATCTTGTACTCACGATGCAGGACGTGATATCGCTGGGAGTAGGAGAGCCGGATTTTTCCACCCCGTGGAACATCTGTGAATCAAGCATCTACTCGATCGAGCAGGGGTCGACTTCATACACGTCAAACAAAGGTCTGCAGTCGCTGCGGGAAGCGCTGTCCCGGTATCTTGACCAGCACTACTGCCTGAAGTATGACAGCGAGGACGAGATCATCATCACGAGCGGCGTATCGGAAGCCCTGGACATTTCAATCCGTGCAATCACTGACCCCGGTGATGAAATTCTCATTGCCCAGCCCAGTTATGTCTCCTATGCGCCCTGTGTCACCCTTGCAGGGGGGATTCCCGTCCCGGTTGAATGCACGGAAAAAGACCGTTTCAAGCTCAACTCCGACACCCTCGCTGAAAAGATAACCAGGAAGTCCAAGGCGCTCATGATAAATTTCCCCAACAACCCGACAGGGGCCGTCATGCGGGAGGAGGATCTCAAGCCAATCGCTGACCTTGTCATCGACAATGACCTATTGCTTATTTCCGACGAGGTGTATGCAGAGCTTACCTATGAAGGAAGGCATGTCGCCACCGCGACTATTCAGGATCTCCGGGAACGGACGATCACGCTCAACGGGTTCTCCAAGGCATATGCGATGACCGGGTGGCGTGTCGGATTTCTCTGCGCCCCCAAACCGCTCTGCGAGGCGGCGCTTAAAATTCACCAGTACGTGATGCTCTGTGCCCCGGCGATGGGGCAGGTTGCGGCGCTTGAGGCGATCCGGTCTGCGGAGGAGGAGAAGAACAGGATGGTGGATGAGTATCGGCTCCGGCGCAACATGTTTATTGCCGGCTTAAACCGGATCGGGCTTCCCTGCCATACTCCGGACGGGGCGTTCTATGCGTTCCCATCGGTGAAGGAGACCGGGCTTTCCGATACGGAATTTGCCGAACGACTCTTAAAGGAACAAAGGGTCGCCGTTGTCCCCGGCAGTGTGTTTGGAGCTGGCGGAAAAGACCATCTCCGCTGCGCCTATGCAGTTTCCCGGAAACAACTGACTGATGCACTGGGGCGGATAGAAAAATTCATGGCAGACCTCTAG
- a CDS encoding adenylosuccinate synthetase, whose amino-acid sequence MSCSIIVGGFFGDEGKGKIVAHIAFKDKPVIISRGGVGPNAGHTVKVGEKEYGVRMVPSGFVYKDAKLCIGSGVLVDPRVLKQEVERLNVRGRVFVDRRCGIITEDHIARDKGSAHLSKKIGSTGSGCGPANSDRVMRVAPQAKDVPELAEYLLDVPKAIDDELKAGNVVLLEGTQGFGISLYYGTYPFVTSKDTSASQIAADNGVGPTKIDDVIVVFKAYPTRVGEGPFSTEMTADTSDAMGIQEFGTVTHRKRRIGGWDGGMARYSAMINGCTQAAITGIDRVDKSCFGVTEYEKLTKKAKDFVKQAEADIGCPVTLISTGPEITQIIDIRDEVR is encoded by the coding sequence ATGAGCTGTTCAATTATCGTTGGTGGTTTTTTTGGTGATGAGGGGAAGGGCAAGATCGTCGCCCACATCGCTTTCAAGGACAAACCCGTCATCATTTCCCGCGGCGGTGTCGGCCCGAACGCCGGGCACACCGTAAAAGTCGGCGAGAAGGAATACGGGGTCAGGATGGTCCCGTCAGGTTTTGTATACAAGGATGCGAAACTCTGCATAGGGAGCGGCGTACTCGTCGATCCCCGGGTCCTCAAACAGGAGGTGGAACGCCTCAATGTCCGGGGAAGGGTCTTTGTTGACCGGCGGTGCGGTATTATAACCGAGGACCATATCGCCCGGGACAAAGGCAGCGCTCACCTGTCAAAGAAGATCGGCAGCACTGGTTCCGGCTGCGGCCCCGCAAACTCGGACCGGGTGATGCGGGTAGCCCCGCAGGCAAAGGATGTGCCGGAGCTTGCAGAGTACCTGCTCGATGTGCCAAAGGCGATCGACGACGAACTGAAGGCAGGAAACGTCGTCCTGCTGGAAGGGACCCAGGGGTTTGGGATCTCGCTCTATTACGGTACGTACCCGTTTGTCACGAGCAAGGATACATCCGCATCCCAGATCGCGGCGGACAACGGTGTCGGCCCCACCAAAATCGATGACGTTATCGTAGTCTTCAAGGCATACCCGACCCGTGTCGGGGAAGGACCGTTCTCCACCGAGATGACTGCCGACACGTCAGATGCGATGGGGATCCAGGAGTTTGGCACGGTGACCCACCGCAAGCGCAGGATTGGCGGGTGGGACGGCGGGATGGCACGGTATTCCGCGATGATCAACGGATGCACCCAGGCGGCAATCACGGGAATTGACAGGGTGGACAAGTCCTGTTTTGGTGTGACCGAATATGAAAAACTCACAAAAAAAGCAAAAGACTTTGTAAAACAGGCTGAAGCAGATATCGGATGCCCCGTCACCCTCATCTCTACCGGCCCCGAGATCACCCAGATCATCGATATCAGGGATGAAGTCCGATGA
- a CDS encoding methytransferase partner Trm112 has protein sequence MRRKLLDILCCPVCKGDLGLTVGEENEHEILEGVLACKKCGVDYPIHEGIPDLLPRPLNE, from the coding sequence ATGAGGCGCAAGCTCCTCGATATTCTCTGCTGCCCCGTCTGCAAGGGAGACCTCGGGCTCACTGTTGGCGAAGAGAACGAGCACGAGATCCTTGAGGGAGTGCTTGCCTGTAAAAAGTGCGGGGTCGATTACCCCATACATGAAGGCATCCCCGATCTCCTTCCCCGCCCCCTCAACGAATAA
- the cbiB gene encoding adenosylcobinamide-phosphate synthase CbiB, which translates to MVPADPVIALPVFVLAAALIIDRCIGDPHSPLHPVALIGRFIAWWGKPGRYDAGLQRATGAVLWVVTVTVVAVPVFLFGKFAPWYLYLLIAPFLLKYCFAWRSLEEHAGAVIEALKDGADAGRVRVRMLVSRDTATLDTDQILSAAYESLAENLTDSIVSPFFWYSLFGLAGAAVYRAANTMDAMLGYRDERERLGWFSARMDDILNWIPARVTVILLFVYFACRGRLTPSYHMMRRDGAHRPGFNGGIVMAAMAGGAGVRFEKPGVYTIGDGERSLEEGGREILRAVRAVTLMAALAAACTLILLGTWINSMGI; encoded by the coding sequence ATGGTACCGGCAGACCCTGTGATAGCGCTCCCGGTATTCGTGCTCGCTGCTGCTCTTATCATCGACCGGTGTATCGGGGATCCGCACTCGCCACTCCACCCGGTTGCCCTCATCGGCCGGTTTATCGCATGGTGGGGAAAACCCGGGCGATACGATGCGGGCCTGCAACGCGCCACCGGTGCAGTCCTCTGGGTTGTGACGGTGACAGTCGTTGCAGTCCCCGTCTTCCTTTTCGGGAAATTCGCACCCTGGTACCTGTATCTTCTTATTGCACCGTTCCTGCTCAAGTACTGTTTTGCCTGGCGGTCTCTTGAGGAACATGCAGGTGCTGTAATCGAAGCGCTCAAAGATGGAGCGGACGCCGGGAGAGTCCGGGTGCGGATGCTTGTCTCCCGGGATACAGCAACCCTTGACACGGACCAGATCCTTTCTGCTGCCTACGAGTCACTGGCCGAGAACCTTACCGACAGCATCGTCTCCCCGTTTTTCTGGTACTCACTCTTCGGGCTTGCCGGGGCAGCGGTGTACCGTGCGGCAAATACGATGGATGCGATGCTCGGGTACCGCGACGAGCGGGAACGGCTCGGCTGGTTTTCTGCCCGGATGGACGACATCCTCAACTGGATCCCGGCCCGGGTCACGGTCATCCTCCTTTTTGTCTATTTTGCCTGCCGGGGCAGGTTAACGCCATCCTATCACATGATGCGGCGTGACGGGGCGCACCGCCCCGGCTTCAATGGCGGGATCGTAATGGCAGCGATGGCGGGCGGGGCAGGGGTCAGGTTCGAAAAGCCCGGTGTGTACACCATCGGTGACGGTGAACGGTCTCTTGAAGAGGGCGGCAGGGAGATTTTAAGGGCGGTCCGTGCGGTTACGCTGATGGCGGCTCTTGCTGCCGCTTGTACTCTGATTTTATTGGGAACATGGATCAATAGTATGGGCATATGA
- the pdxS gene encoding pyridoxal 5'-phosphate synthase lyase subunit PdxS: MKLEELRFGTELLKRGFASMQKGGVIMDVVNAGQAKIAEEAGAVAVMALERVPADIRKTGGVARMADPQIVAEIIDAVSIPVMGKVRIGHFVEAQVLETLGVDMIDESEVLTPADEQYHIDKKKFTVPFVCGARDLGEALRRIHEGAAMIRTKGEAGTGNVVEAVRHMRAIMGSIRALKGMDKQEMTDYARDIEAPAELVIECSERGRLPVVNFSAGGIATPADAGLMMQLGADGVFVGSGIFKSSNPQKMAKAIVEAVNHYEDAKVIASVSRGLGDAMPGLDVHTLREDEVLQYRGR, encoded by the coding sequence ATGAAACTTGAGGAACTAAGGTTCGGGACCGAGCTTCTCAAGCGCGGCTTTGCATCCATGCAGAAGGGGGGCGTTATCATGGATGTCGTCAATGCCGGGCAGGCAAAGATTGCCGAGGAGGCGGGTGCCGTGGCAGTCATGGCATTGGAGCGGGTGCCAGCCGATATCCGGAAGACAGGGGGGGTCGCCCGCATGGCAGACCCCCAGATCGTGGCAGAGATCATCGATGCGGTCTCTATTCCGGTGATGGGCAAGGTGCGGATCGGCCATTTTGTCGAGGCGCAGGTGCTGGAGACCCTTGGCGTTGACATGATCGACGAGAGCGAGGTGCTGACACCGGCAGACGAACAATACCATATCGATAAGAAAAAATTCACTGTCCCCTTCGTCTGTGGTGCGCGCGACCTCGGCGAGGCGCTGCGAAGGATTCACGAGGGTGCAGCGATGATCCGGACAAAAGGAGAGGCAGGCACGGGCAATGTTGTCGAAGCAGTCCGGCACATGCGTGCGATCATGGGGTCAATCCGGGCCCTTAAAGGGATGGACAAGCAGGAGATGACTGATTATGCCCGCGATATCGAAGCACCGGCCGAGCTTGTCATCGAATGCTCCGAACGCGGCAGGCTCCCGGTAGTAAACTTCTCCGCGGGTGGGATCGCCACACCTGCAGATGCAGGGCTCATGATGCAGCTTGGTGCAGATGGCGTATTTGTCGGCTCCGGGATTTTCAAGTCCTCAAACCCCCAGAAGATGGCAAAAGCGATCGTCGAAGCGGTCAACCATTACGAGGACGCAAAAGTCATCGCCTCTGTCAGCAGGGGGCTCGGTGACGCAATGCCCGGGCTCGATGTCCACACGCTGCGCGAGGACGAGGTGCTGCAGTACCGTGGGCGTTAG
- the pdxT gene encoding pyridoxal 5'-phosphate synthase glutaminase subunit PdxT gives MGVRIGVLALQGNVSEHIDAFVCALGRTGQAPHSFVFPVKKAKEISGCDALAIPGGESTTISRLIEKNQLYEPIRNFSGGIFATCAGMVLMATRVDDPRVRPLGLIDMAVDRNAFGRQKDSFEADLFVQGIVGGPFHAIFIRAPVATDAGTGVHVLARISQGIVAVEQGKHMALAFHPELVSDTRLHERFLTKQVL, from the coding sequence GTGGGCGTTAGGATCGGCGTGCTGGCCCTGCAGGGTAATGTGAGCGAGCACATCGATGCGTTCGTGTGTGCTCTCGGGCGCACAGGGCAGGCGCCCCATTCCTTTGTTTTTCCAGTTAAAAAAGCTAAAGAGATATCCGGGTGCGATGCGCTTGCTATTCCTGGTGGCGAGTCCACAACAATTTCCCGGCTGATTGAAAAGAACCAGCTCTATGAACCTATCCGGAACTTTTCCGGGGGCATTTTTGCGACCTGTGCAGGGATGGTGCTCATGGCAACCCGTGTGGACGATCCCCGCGTCCGCCCGCTCGGGCTCATTGATATGGCCGTCGACAGGAATGCATTCGGACGCCAGAAGGATTCATTTGAGGCAGATCTCTTCGTGCAGGGGATTGTAGGTGGGCCGTTCCATGCCATCTTCATCCGGGCGCCGGTTGCAACAGATGCAGGTACCGGTGTGCATGTGCTTGCCCGCATCAGCCAGGGAATTGTTGCTGTAGAGCAGGGGAAACACATGGCGCTTGCGTTCCACCCGGAACTTGTCAGTGATACCCGGCTGCATGAGCGCTTTTTAACAAAACAGGTATTATAA
- a CDS encoding DUF504 domain-containing protein: MLTSHELLLKYWHDARYDFSDLLIWYVDRGAPGDRSCVRGREIRTLGPYYFEIQMESGAKYIPYHRIRKILYDNETIWER, from the coding sequence ATGCTGACAAGCCATGAACTTCTCTTGAAATACTGGCACGATGCACGATATGATTTTTCAGATTTGCTTATATGGTATGTTGACCGGGGTGCACCCGGAGACCGCTCATGTGTCAGGGGCAGAGAAATACGCACCCTCGGACCTTATTATTTCGAGATCCAAATGGAATCCGGTGCAAAATATATCCCCTATCACCGGATACGGAAGATCCTGTATGACAACGAAACCATATGGGAAAGATAA
- a CDS encoding methyltransferase domain-containing protein → MEHIRTAFDAVASEYDAQRQYVIPALDTFYGTAVWAADWTGPSPAILDIGAGTGLLSALMLQRYPDAALTLLDISDEMLKVARQRFFKNTKVRYIVGDYVKTGLEGRYDLICSALSIHHLTHEDKEHLYRRIYMALNPGGVFVNADQAAGETPALDRHYMQYWDEFVRNGPLGADEQAAILKRRAELDRNAKLSVQLGWLRDCGFSDVDVVYRNRIFVVLTGRKE, encoded by the coding sequence ATGGAACACATTCGCACCGCGTTTGACGCTGTCGCATCTGAGTATGACGCCCAACGGCAATATGTGATCCCCGCGCTTGACACATTTTACGGGACCGCTGTCTGGGCGGCGGACTGGACTGGGCCCAGCCCGGCGATTCTGGACATCGGAGCAGGCACGGGCCTGCTCAGCGCCCTGATGCTGCAGAGATACCCGGACGCGGCTCTCACACTCCTTGACATATCCGATGAAATGCTCAAGGTTGCACGACAGCGTTTTTTTAAAAATACGAAAGTCCGTTATATTGTCGGTGATTATGTTAAAACGGGTCTTGAAGGCCGGTACGACCTGATTTGTTCTGCGCTCTCGATCCATCATCTCACACACGAGGACAAGGAGCACCTTTACCGGCGGATTTACATGGCACTGAACCCGGGCGGCGTTTTTGTGAATGCCGACCAGGCGGCAGGGGAGACCCCTGCGCTGGACCGGCACTATATGCAGTACTGGGATGAATTTGTCCGCAACGGCCCGCTGGGTGCAGATGAGCAGGCCGCGATCCTGAAGCGGCGGGCTGAGCTGGATCGGAACGCGAAACTTTCCGTGCAACTGGGATGGCTGCGGGACTGCGGTTTTTCTGATGTGGATGTCGTATACCGGAACCGGATTTTTGTTGTGCTGACGGGCAGGAAGGAATAA
- a CDS encoding DUF2769 domain-containing protein: MDKFEEMMQKMAKMTDAERTMMMDKNKVLCICGKCPTYNDCAKEKTEILYCVTGKSACTLSKTGCICPACPITPMLGLKHAYYCTNGSEPELRGM, encoded by the coding sequence GTGGACAAATTCGAGGAAATGATGCAGAAAATGGCAAAGATGACTGATGCAGAACGCACGATGATGATGGATAAGAACAAGGTGTTGTGCATCTGCGGGAAATGTCCGACCTACAATGATTGCGCAAAGGAAAAGACGGAGATCCTGTACTGTGTGACCGGTAAAAGCGCCTGCACGCTTTCAAAGACAGGATGTATCTGTCCGGCCTGCCCGATAACCCCGATGCTGGGGCTAAAGCACGCATATTATTGTACCAACGGGTCTGAACCCGAACTGCGCGGGATGTAA
- a CDS encoding AAA family ATPase yields MKTVHITKIHLLRDRFPTLEYYPFSLGVFNTTETFEFTKPVTFFVGENGTGKSTLLQAIARCCNIHIWKDEERTRYHYNKIEDGLYTCLKVEWNEEKVPGAFFASEFFRHFTEILDEWAAADPGVLNSFGSESLVKKSHGQRHMAYFKNRFRISGAVSP; encoded by the coding sequence GTGAAAACCGTGCATATAACAAAAATACATCTTCTCAGGGACAGATTTCCGACATTGGAATATTACCCGTTCAGTCTTGGCGTATTCAATACAACAGAAACCTTTGAATTTACAAAACCCGTGACTTTTTTTGTCGGTGAGAACGGAACCGGCAAATCCACGCTGTTACAGGCAATTGCCAGGTGCTGCAACATCCATATCTGGAAAGATGAAGAACGGACGAGATACCATTACAATAAAATCGAGGACGGTCTCTATACCTGCTTAAAGGTCGAGTGGAACGAAGAAAAGGTGCCGGGAGCTTTCTTTGCATCGGAATTCTTCCGCCACTTCACTGAAATCCTCGACGAATGGGCGGCTGCCGATCCGGGTGTTTTGAACAGTTTTGGCAGCGAATCGCTGGTGAAGAAATCCCACGGGCAGCGCCACATGGCATATTTTAAGAACCGTTTCAGGATCAGTGGGGCTGTATCTCCTTGA
- a CDS encoding AAA family ATPase, with amino-acid sequence MGLYLLDEPENAFSPKMQLALLDLLREMSSAGNVQFIIASHSPILLAYPDADIFSFDYSPILNVRYEETDYYQLYKDFRNNRERYLGGTNAGGT; translated from the coding sequence GTGGGGCTGTATCTCCTTGATGAGCCTGAGAATGCATTCTCCCCGAAAATGCAGCTTGCATTACTGGACCTGTTGCGGGAAATGAGCTCGGCCGGGAACGTCCAGTTCATTATCGCCTCCCATTCGCCTATCCTGCTCGCATATCCCGACGCCGATATCTTCAGTTTTGATTACAGCCCGATCCTTAATGTCAGGTATGAGGAGACCGATTATTACCAGCTCTATAAGGATTTCCGCAATAACCGGGAGCGGTATCTGGGCGGGACGAACGCGGGCGGTACCTGA
- a CDS encoding DUF3795 domain-containing protein — protein MTPPYLDTIGMCGVYCSLASCFRTGRCRGCWSDNPRQPRTSKWKCRIRTCVLERRLNHCGKCKEFPCSIRRNLDKRYLDAYCIDLQENCRLLAEIGPEEWVQQSRLKHMCPSCGECIDPYKRTCYGCGKVIK, from the coding sequence ATGACACCGCCCTATCTTGATACCATCGGCATGTGTGGCGTTTACTGCTCTCTTGCATCCTGCTTTCGGACCGGACGGTGTCGTGGCTGCTGGTCAGACAATCCCCGCCAGCCACGCACCTCCAAATGGAAGTGCCGGATCCGCACCTGCGTTCTTGAGAGAAGGCTGAACCACTGCGGTAAGTGCAAAGAATTCCCCTGTTCAATCCGAAGAAATCTTGACAAACGATATCTTGACGCTTATTGTATCGATCTTCAGGAGAATTGCAGGCTCCTTGCTGAGATCGGGCCGGAGGAATGGGTGCAGCAGTCACGGTTAAAGCACATGTGCCCTTCCTGTGGAGAGTGTATCGATCCCTACAAACGCACGTGTTACGGGTGTGGGAAAGTTATAAAATAG
- a CDS encoding DNA alkylation repair protein, giving the protein MDPLITQIRNELIRNADPKTQQNFQRFFKEEVRYYGVKTGPVVKIAKKYWNEIKSRDKKEIFSLCEELYKSGYCEEAFVVSTWAALISKRFEPSDIRTLRHFIDSYITNWAACDGLCNHAVGNFIEKYPEYVKELKDWTRSENRWVRRAAAVSLIVPAKHGKFFDDVLEIADLLLTDNDDMVQKGYGWMLKEASRQHQQEVFDYIMRNKKAMPRTALRYAIELMPKDLKAEAMRKDW; this is encoded by the coding sequence ATGGACCCGCTCATCACCCAAATCCGAAATGAACTCATAAGGAACGCAGATCCAAAGACTCAACAGAATTTCCAGCGGTTTTTTAAGGAGGAGGTCAGGTATTACGGCGTAAAGACCGGGCCAGTTGTAAAAATCGCAAAGAAGTACTGGAACGAGATCAAATCCCGCGACAAGAAAGAGATCTTCTCGCTCTGCGAGGAACTCTACAAATCCGGCTACTGCGAGGAGGCGTTTGTCGTCTCGACGTGGGCTGCACTCATTTCAAAAAGGTTCGAACCCTCGGACATCCGCACGCTCCGGCACTTCATCGACAGCTACATCACCAACTGGGCTGCCTGCGACGGGTTATGCAACCATGCCGTCGGGAACTTTATTGAGAAATACCCTGAGTACGTGAAGGAACTGAAAGACTGGACGAGGTCAGAGAACCGGTGGGTGCGCCGGGCGGCGGCAGTATCGCTGATTGTGCCGGCAAAACACGGGAAATTTTTTGACGATGTCCTGGAAATTGCTGATCTGCTCCTGACCGATAACGACGACATGGTGCAGAAAGGTTATGGCTGGATGCTCAAGGAGGCAAGCCGGCAGCACCAGCAGGAAGTGTTCGATTATATCATGAGAAATAAGAAAGCAATGCCACGGACAGCGCTCCGGTATGCTATTGAGCTGATGCCAAAGGATCTGAAGGCAGAGGCTATGAGGAAGGACTGGTGA